In Halorubellus sp. JP-L1, one DNA window encodes the following:
- a CDS encoding proteasome subunit beta, translating into MLDRTTERLADRTTFELPSQDEPTRADGPKTATSRDGGVLETGTTTVALAAGDAVVVAADQRASLGGRFTANKAVQKVLPVHSTAALAMSGSVGAVQDLVRTLEAEADLYAARRGEDMSMNALASVAGNLVRGVPAQLLLGGVDSTGSSIYELDGGGGVVPTRYGAAGSGMQVAYGVLEGAAENVADAETGREVALDAVAAASERDTASGNGAHVATVTADGVDVEVVDRDAVAARTGGGRR; encoded by the coding sequence ATGCTCGACCGAACGACCGAGCGATTGGCGGACAGGACGACGTTCGAGCTCCCTTCGCAGGACGAACCGACCCGGGCCGACGGGCCGAAGACGGCGACCTCGAGAGATGGCGGCGTGCTGGAGACCGGGACGACGACGGTGGCGCTCGCCGCCGGCGACGCGGTCGTCGTCGCGGCGGACCAGCGCGCGAGCCTCGGCGGTCGGTTCACGGCGAACAAGGCCGTCCAGAAGGTACTCCCGGTGCACTCGACGGCGGCGCTCGCGATGTCCGGGTCCGTCGGTGCAGTCCAGGACCTCGTGCGGACGCTCGAGGCCGAGGCGGACCTGTACGCCGCCCGGCGCGGCGAGGACATGTCGATGAACGCGCTGGCGTCGGTCGCGGGCAACCTCGTCCGCGGCGTGCCCGCACAGCTCCTCCTCGGCGGCGTCGACTCCACTGGCTCCTCCATCTACGAACTCGACGGCGGTGGCGGCGTGGTCCCGACGAGGTACGGCGCGGCCGGGAGCGGGATGCAGGTCGCGTACGGCGTACTGGAGGGCGCGGCCGAGAACGTCGCGGACGCCGAGACGGGACGCGAGGTGGCGCTCGACGCGGTCGCGGCGGCGAGCGAGCGCGACACCGCGAGCGGGAACGGCGCGCACGTCGCGACCGTCACCGCAGACGGCGTCGACGTGGAGGTCGTCGACCGCGACGCCGTCGCCGCCCGGACTGGAGGTGGACGGCGATGA
- a CDS encoding PQQ-binding-like beta-propeller repeat protein has translation MRRRRMLALLGIGGTSGCLRLAGEDTSTRRTATRTTADSTRTQSTTTTRGGTAQSETAEETETTAEPDAPLLADADALERRWTGPEYVSGMALHDDGVFVENEEVVALDRAQGFERWQPYPDRVRDFTVEGDGLFVGTRDGSVVGIDLASREERWRYDGTDLDSAIRAGSSSVVFGEERGGGAAVVCLDAADGTERWRVETENPVSELSPPGDGAVVFGTTGGPSIQCHDLQTGTRRWLSEESHTAMTPLVRNGTAYVPVYRRVIAFDAATGDIEWEYPLPDGAERFEGRSPGQPPVRRDGVLYVPAQEGGLAAIDSQTGQGVWFYEVPESRGGLVTVADGAVWFGTENAVHRVGAATGDGEIIGRFTAETNGLFGLEVDSGTLFVAPSPTAVRAFDVVD, from the coding sequence ATGAGACGACGTCGTATGCTGGCACTGCTGGGCATCGGGGGCACGTCGGGGTGTCTGCGGCTCGCCGGCGAGGACACGAGCACGCGCCGGACGGCCACGCGAACGACCGCGGATTCGACGAGGACGCAGTCGACCACGACGACGCGGGGCGGGACGGCGCAGTCCGAGACGGCCGAGGAGACGGAGACGACGGCGGAGCCGGATGCACCGCTGCTCGCGGACGCGGACGCGCTCGAACGCCGCTGGACGGGCCCGGAGTACGTGAGCGGGATGGCGCTACACGACGACGGCGTTTTCGTCGAGAACGAGGAGGTGGTGGCGCTCGATCGCGCCCAGGGGTTCGAGCGGTGGCAGCCGTACCCCGACCGGGTCCGTGACTTCACGGTCGAGGGAGACGGCCTCTTCGTCGGCACCCGGGACGGATCGGTCGTCGGGATCGACCTCGCGAGCCGCGAGGAGCGCTGGCGGTACGACGGCACGGACCTCGATTCGGCGATCCGGGCGGGGTCGTCGTCGGTCGTCTTCGGCGAGGAGCGCGGGGGCGGCGCCGCGGTCGTGTGCCTCGACGCGGCCGACGGGACGGAGCGCTGGCGGGTCGAGACCGAGAACCCGGTGAGCGAACTCTCCCCGCCCGGGGACGGCGCCGTCGTCTTCGGGACGACCGGCGGACCGAGCATCCAGTGTCACGACCTCCAGACGGGGACGCGACGGTGGCTGTCCGAGGAGAGCCACACCGCGATGACGCCGCTCGTTCGGAACGGAACGGCGTACGTTCCCGTCTACCGGCGCGTCATCGCGTTCGACGCTGCAACCGGCGACATCGAGTGGGAGTACCCGCTGCCCGACGGTGCCGAGCGGTTCGAGGGTCGGTCCCCGGGCCAGCCGCCGGTGCGACGAGACGGCGTCCTGTACGTCCCGGCACAGGAGGGCGGTCTCGCCGCGATCGACTCCCAGACTGGCCAGGGTGTGTGGTTCTACGAGGTCCCGGAGAGCAGAGGCGGACTCGTCACCGTCGCCGACGGCGCGGTGTGGTTCGGGACCGAGAACGCGGTGCATCGGGTCGGCGCAGCGACGGGCGACGGCGAAATTATCGGTCGGTTCACGGCGGAGACGAACGGCCTGTTCGGACTCGAAGTGGACAGCGGGACGCTGTTCGTCGCGCCGTCTCCCACGGCGGTACGCGCGTTCGACGTCGTCGATTGA
- a CDS encoding class II fumarate hydratase gives MADDEDYRTERDSLGEMQVPADAYWGAQTQRAVENFPISGITFGRRFVRALGVVKKAAAQANRDIDLLEDEQADAIVEAADEVIAGAHDDQFPVDVFQTGSGTSSNMNANEVIANRAAEITGAEVGDRVVHPNDHVNYGQSSNDVIPTAMHIASLEAVEKDVIPALDTLREHLDEKAEEFDDVVKTGRTHLQDATPILLGQEFDGYRTQVEKGLVRVDNVREHLAELALGGTAVGTGLNTHPDFPGLAAEYITKETGVQFREADSHFEAQAAHDAMSEAHGALRTVAGSLNKIANDLRLLASGPRNGLGEIEQPENQPGSSIMPGKINPVVAEAVNQVHKQVVGNDAAVAAGAAEGQIDLNLYKPVLAHNFLQSAELIANASEVFARKFVAKLEANEEHCEAQVEQSMALATALNPAIGYDKASEVAKAALKEGKTVKEVVVEKGYLSEAEAEEVLDPVAMTERVILGDD, from the coding sequence ATGGCAGACGACGAGGACTACCGCACGGAACGGGACAGTCTCGGCGAGATGCAGGTACCGGCGGACGCGTACTGGGGCGCCCAGACCCAGCGCGCGGTCGAGAACTTCCCCATCTCCGGGATCACGTTCGGGCGGCGGTTCGTGCGCGCGCTCGGCGTCGTGAAGAAGGCCGCGGCGCAGGCGAACCGCGACATCGACCTGCTCGAGGACGAGCAGGCGGACGCGATCGTCGAGGCGGCGGACGAGGTCATCGCGGGCGCGCACGACGACCAGTTCCCCGTCGACGTCTTCCAGACGGGATCCGGGACCTCGTCGAACATGAACGCGAACGAGGTCATCGCGAATCGCGCCGCCGAGATCACGGGCGCGGAGGTCGGCGACCGCGTCGTCCACCCGAACGACCACGTGAACTACGGGCAGTCGAGCAACGACGTCATCCCGACCGCGATGCACATCGCGAGCCTCGAGGCCGTCGAAAAGGACGTCATCCCGGCGCTCGACACGCTCCGCGAGCACCTAGACGAGAAGGCCGAGGAGTTCGACGACGTCGTGAAGACGGGCCGCACGCACCTCCAGGACGCGACGCCGATCCTGCTCGGCCAGGAGTTCGACGGCTACCGGACGCAGGTCGAGAAGGGGCTCGTGCGCGTCGACAACGTCCGCGAGCACCTCGCGGAGCTCGCACTCGGTGGGACCGCGGTGGGGACGGGACTGAACACGCACCCGGACTTCCCGGGACTCGCCGCGGAGTACATCACGAAGGAGACGGGCGTCCAGTTCCGCGAGGCGGACTCGCACTTCGAGGCCCAGGCAGCGCACGACGCGATGAGCGAGGCCCACGGCGCGCTCCGCACCGTCGCCGGGAGCCTCAACAAGATCGCGAACGACCTGCGATTGCTCGCCTCGGGTCCACGGAACGGTCTCGGCGAGATAGAGCAACCCGAGAACCAGCCCGGGTCGTCGATCATGCCGGGGAAGATCAACCCGGTAGTCGCGGAGGCGGTCAACCAGGTCCACAAGCAGGTCGTCGGGAACGACGCCGCGGTCGCCGCTGGTGCGGCGGAGGGCCAGATCGACCTGAACCTCTACAAGCCCGTGCTCGCGCACAACTTCCTCCAGTCTGCCGAGCTGATTGCGAACGCGAGCGAGGTGTTCGCGCGGAAGTTCGTCGCGAAGCTGGAGGCGAACGAGGAACACTGCGAGGCGCAGGTCGAGCAGTCGATGGCGCTCGCCACCGCGCTCAATCCCGCGATCGGGTACGACAAGGCGAGCGAGGTCGCGAAGGCCGCGCTCAAGGAGGGGAAGACGGTGAAGGAAGTCGTCGTCGAGAAGGGCTACCTGAGCGAAGCCGAGGCCGAGGAGGTCCTCGACCCGGTCGCGATGACCGAGCGCGTCATCCTCGGCGACGACTGA
- a CDS encoding ArsR family transcriptional regulator, with the protein MTDEAVPDASEPASADASASTRTDRVDATSDAFQALAGDPRVRVLAALAGAPDGRATFTELFEATDVDTTAGFAYHLRQLDDRFVRKIPEDDGDGDAYALTDAGRRVARAIEAGAYTDRVDEDPVPLDEDCPLCADPVGLHASVADNVTRVACTACGRDVLALPFPPSGYATRDPETVPEAVDRHHRRRIASFADGVCPDCGAPASGRVESAPNAPDEASGGPDEVADAANAADADPVERHAVRASFACDACSADLSCPLSFVLLDHPAVVAAYHERGVDVRDRPLWTVGVDWRERVLNDDPWCVRTTLRNPNDDDDDDEDDDRDLLAAYVGRDCTVVDVTRLDDAADAGVSAEDDGRITADAANDDAADESTADDGTAA; encoded by the coding sequence ATGACCGACGAGGCGGTCCCCGACGCCAGCGAGCCAGCGTCAGCGGACGCGTCCGCGTCGACGCGAACGGACCGGGTGGACGCGACCAGCGACGCGTTCCAGGCCCTCGCCGGCGACCCGCGAGTGCGCGTCCTCGCGGCGCTCGCCGGCGCACCCGACGGACGGGCGACGTTCACCGAGCTGTTCGAGGCGACGGACGTCGACACCACCGCGGGGTTCGCGTACCACCTCCGGCAGCTCGACGACCGGTTCGTCCGGAAGATACCCGAAGACGATGGGGACGGCGACGCGTACGCGCTCACCGACGCCGGCCGCCGCGTCGCCCGGGCGATCGAAGCCGGCGCGTACACCGACCGCGTCGACGAGGACCCCGTCCCGCTCGACGAAGACTGCCCGCTCTGTGCCGACCCCGTCGGCCTGCACGCGTCCGTCGCCGACAACGTCACGCGCGTCGCCTGCACCGCCTGCGGGCGCGACGTGCTCGCGCTCCCGTTCCCGCCGAGCGGGTACGCGACTCGCGACCCCGAGACCGTCCCGGAGGCGGTCGACCGCCACCACCGGCGACGGATCGCGAGCTTCGCCGACGGCGTCTGCCCCGACTGCGGCGCCCCCGCCTCCGGCCGCGTGGAATCCGCGCCGAACGCGCCCGACGAAGCCAGCGGCGGACCGGACGAGGTTGCGGACGCCGCGAACGCCGCGGACGCCGACCCCGTCGAACGGCACGCCGTGCGGGCGTCGTTCGCGTGCGACGCCTGCAGCGCCGACCTCTCCTGTCCGCTCTCGTTCGTCCTCCTCGACCACCCTGCGGTCGTCGCCGCGTACCACGAGCGCGGCGTCGACGTCCGCGACCGCCCACTCTGGACCGTCGGCGTCGACTGGCGCGAGCGCGTCCTCAACGACGACCCCTGGTGCGTCCGCACGACGCTCCGAAATCCGAACGACGATGACGACGATGACGAAGACGACGACCGCGACCTGCTCGCCGCGTACGTCGGCCGGGACTGCACGGTCGTCGACGTCACCAGGCTCGACGACGCCGCGGACGCCGGAGTGAGCGCCGAGGACGACGGCCGCATCACCGCCGACGCCGCGAACGACGACGCCGCCGACGAGTCGACCGCCGACGACGGCACGGCCGCCTGA
- a CDS encoding proteasome subunit alpha, which yields MNGGSDRQAYDRGVSVFSPDGRLYQVEYAREAVRNGTAVVGVRGDDGVVLAADARTRSSLLVDGSVEKLHDLDGRLGAATAGHVADGRRIVDFARRRAQTERLRYDQPVDVEPLATAIADHVQEATQAGGTRPFGAGLLVAGVDATDHLVDGGAESTDDLGVDATDHLVDGGAESTDYHGDDHGDGSPEGADDAAVRLYEVDPSGSPSEWHATAIGGGTDAARSHLEAHYEPGLDVLGARDLALTGLASTVEDDGFAPSDVSLAVVDDSGYRTLGEGERASALDEAGVRRAS from the coding sequence ATGAACGGTGGCAGCGACCGGCAGGCGTACGATCGCGGCGTCTCCGTGTTCTCGCCGGACGGCCGGCTCTACCAGGTCGAGTACGCTCGCGAGGCGGTCCGGAACGGCACGGCGGTCGTCGGCGTCCGCGGCGACGACGGCGTGGTGCTCGCGGCGGACGCGCGAACGCGCTCGTCGCTCCTCGTGGACGGCAGCGTCGAGAAGCTCCACGACCTCGACGGCCGCCTCGGCGCGGCGACGGCGGGCCACGTCGCGGACGGTCGCCGCATCGTCGACTTCGCTCGGCGGCGCGCGCAGACCGAACGCCTCCGGTACGACCAGCCCGTCGACGTTGAACCGCTCGCGACCGCGATCGCGGACCACGTCCAAGAGGCGACGCAGGCTGGGGGAACGCGGCCGTTCGGCGCGGGATTGCTCGTCGCCGGCGTGGACGCTACTGACCACCTCGTGGATGGCGGCGCCGAATCTACTGACGACCTCGGCGTGGACGCTACTGACCACCTCGTGGATGGCGGCGCCGAATCTACTGACTACCACGGTGACGACCACGGCGACGGCTCGCCCGAGGGGGCCGACGACGCTGCGGTACGACTCTACGAGGTCGACCCGTCGGGGTCGCCGAGCGAGTGGCACGCGACCGCGATCGGCGGCGGCACTGACGCGGCCCGCAGTCACCTGGAAGCGCACTACGAACCCGGCCTGGACGTCCTCGGGGCGCGAGACCTCGCGCTGACCGGGCTGGCGTCGACCGTCGAGGACGACGGGTTCGCGCCGAGCGACGTCTCGCTCGCGGTCGTCGACGACTCGGGGTATCGGACGCTCGGCGAGGGCGAACGGGCGAGTGCGCTCGACGAGGCTGGCGTTCGGCGGGCGTCCTGA
- the gatE gene encoding Glu-tRNA(Gln) amidotransferase subunit GatE: MTEYDYDELGLVAGLEIHQQLDTATKLFCSCPTELREPEESVRSFERYLHPTKSELGEIDEAALEESQVDRVFEYLAYDSTCLVEEDEEPPGRVDAEALSVVLEIAQLMDMTPVDVAHVMRKLVVDGSNTSGFQRSMQVATDGEIETSEGAVRVADLMLEEESAQRVEEREDGVTYSLDRLGIPLVEIGTKPDVSSPEQAREAAERIGMLLRSTGHVKRGLGTIRQDVNISIADGARVEVKGVQSLDDIDDIVRNEVGRQVALLDLRERLHERDAGVGDAVEVTETFADTDSGVVRGALDAGGEVWAVRLEGFDGIVGEEIQPDRRLGTELSDHAKRHGAGGIFHTDELPAYGVTEDEVAALRDAVDAASEDAVAMVAADAAVAKDAVEAAADRARTALEGVPEETRGANEDGTTRYLRPLPGAARMYPETDVPPVHLDPSDVDEPELLTEKVERYQDEYGLDAGVAEQVAYGEHMPLFEALVDDEAVDPTLAATTLESTLTALRRDDVPVANLTDVHLREAIALVDAGDVPNEGLEDLLRALAKNPEWSAEQAVEEEDLGGVAEAEVREAVVEVVERNEDQVAEQGMGAFSALMGECMGALRGKADGDLVSEVLREEIQART, from the coding sequence ATGACCGAGTACGACTACGACGAGCTCGGACTCGTCGCCGGCCTGGAGATACACCAGCAGCTGGACACGGCGACGAAGCTGTTCTGTTCGTGCCCGACCGAACTGCGCGAACCCGAGGAATCGGTGCGTTCGTTCGAACGGTACCTGCACCCGACCAAGAGCGAACTCGGCGAGATCGACGAGGCCGCCCTCGAGGAGAGCCAGGTCGATCGCGTCTTCGAGTACCTCGCGTACGACTCGACGTGTCTCGTCGAGGAGGACGAGGAGCCGCCGGGGCGCGTGGACGCGGAGGCGCTCTCGGTCGTCCTCGAGATCGCGCAGCTCATGGACATGACGCCGGTGGACGTCGCGCACGTGATGCGCAAGCTCGTGGTGGACGGCTCGAACACGAGCGGGTTCCAGCGGTCGATGCAGGTCGCGACCGACGGCGAGATCGAGACGAGCGAGGGCGCGGTTCGCGTCGCGGATCTGATGCTCGAGGAGGAGTCCGCGCAGCGCGTCGAGGAGCGCGAGGACGGCGTGACGTACTCGCTGGACCGGCTCGGGATTCCGCTCGTCGAGATCGGGACGAAGCCCGACGTCTCGTCGCCCGAGCAGGCTCGCGAGGCCGCCGAGCGCATCGGGATGCTCCTCCGGTCGACGGGGCACGTCAAGCGCGGGCTCGGGACGATCCGGCAGGACGTGAACATCTCCATCGCGGACGGTGCGCGCGTCGAGGTGAAGGGCGTGCAGAGCCTGGACGACATCGACGACATCGTGCGCAACGAGGTCGGGCGGCAGGTCGCGCTCCTGGACCTCCGAGAGCGCTTGCACGAACGTGACGCCGGTGTCGGCGACGCGGTCGAGGTGACGGAGACGTTCGCGGACACCGACAGCGGCGTCGTCCGCGGTGCGCTCGACGCGGGCGGCGAGGTGTGGGCGGTCCGCCTCGAAGGGTTCGACGGGATCGTCGGCGAGGAGATCCAGCCGGACCGGCGGCTCGGGACGGAGCTGAGCGATCACGCGAAGCGCCACGGCGCGGGCGGCATCTTCCACACGGACGAACTGCCGGCGTACGGCGTCACCGAGGACGAGGTCGCGGCGCTCCGTGACGCGGTGGACGCGGCGAGCGAGGACGCGGTGGCGATGGTCGCCGCGGACGCTGCTGTCGCGAAGGATGCGGTCGAGGCGGCGGCGGACCGCGCCCGCACGGCACTCGAGGGCGTCCCCGAGGAGACCCGGGGCGCGAACGAGGACGGGACCACGCGGTACCTGCGGCCGCTTCCCGGTGCGGCGCGGATGTACCCGGAGACGGACGTCCCGCCAGTACACCTCGACCCGAGCGACGTCGACGAACCCGAGCTCCTCACGGAGAAGGTCGAGCGCTACCAGGACGAGTACGGGCTGGACGCGGGCGTCGCCGAGCAGGTCGCGTACGGCGAACACATGCCGCTGTTCGAGGCGCTCGTCGACGACGAGGCCGTGGACCCGACGCTCGCCGCGACGACGCTCGAGTCGACGCTCACGGCGCTCCGTCGCGACGACGTCCCGGTCGCGAACCTGACCGACGTGCACCTCCGCGAGGCGATCGCGCTCGTCGACGCGGGCGACGTCCCGAACGAGGGCCTCGAGGACCTCCTGCGTGCGCTCGCGAAGAACCCCGAGTGGTCCGCCGAGCAGGCGGTCGAGGAGGAGGACCTCGGCGGGGTCGCGGAGGCGGAGGTCCGCGAGGCCGTCGTCGAGGTCGTCGAGCGGAACGAAGACCAGGTCGCCGAGCAGGGGATGGGTGCGTTCTCCGCACTCATGGGCGAGTGCATGGGCGCACTCCGCGGGAAGGCAGACGGCGACCTCGTGAGTGAAGTCTTGCGCGAGGAGATCCAGGCGCGCACCTGA
- a CDS encoding DUF4395 domain-containing protein — protein sequence MTPSLALVDPRAPRFGQALTATLAGVAVAFANPIPVAVLAVVLGTAVATGWRVDAWATLWRRLAVPLVGPVDDREPAAPHRFAKLVGATFATVSLPLVLLGGSVAVVGYALVVVVAVLAALGATTGFCLGCRLYEQVGFFRRAGVV from the coding sequence ATGACCCCTTCTCTCGCGCTGGTCGACCCTCGCGCGCCACGATTCGGACAGGCACTGACGGCGACCCTCGCCGGCGTCGCCGTCGCGTTCGCGAACCCAATCCCCGTCGCGGTGCTCGCCGTCGTGCTCGGGACCGCCGTCGCGACGGGGTGGCGCGTCGACGCGTGGGCGACGCTCTGGCGTCGCCTCGCCGTCCCGCTGGTCGGACCCGTCGACGACCGCGAGCCCGCGGCACCGCATCGGTTCGCGAAGCTCGTCGGCGCGACGTTCGCCACCGTCTCCCTGCCGCTCGTCCTCCTCGGCGGCAGCGTCGCGGTCGTCGGGTACGCGCTCGTGGTCGTCGTCGCCGTCCTCGCCGCCCTCGGCGCGACCACGGGATTCTGCCTGGGCTGCCGGCTCTACGAGCAGGTCGGGTTCTTCAGGCGCGCCGGCGTCGTCTGA
- a CDS encoding PQQ-binding-like beta-propeller repeat protein, with product MRRRRLLATMLGAGTAGCLELEQGDATTSSAFTTGTTARTEPPTDTATSTRSDATEPEPEETTSEPREYTEPAWTFEPDEELGRYPVVADGTVFTGGRGTAYAFAVDDGEQQWVVEDAKAIDSRRRGLVADDAVVYVDASDIVAHETADGSERWAFGHGAETGPAFDGSSLYVYGVDFGQKLASVDPATGATEWTVEPEQGLTATRSLALQDDVLVGADFEGTVRAFDATTGDPLWTYPKPKADTDVTDVATDGSSVFVAYSNSTRGGAGPLVALDSADGSVRWSQHEDGETLDSSPDLVVHDGTLYVSHRSLHAVNPDDGLTKWFNEDVHGIVTPGDGRLYVGSGGHDGVVLYALNPETGRVTSEVHAEYAEAWGLRPAIVDDRAYLIETTADGNRLAAYDLPE from the coding sequence ATGCGACGCCGACGCCTCCTCGCCACGATGCTCGGAGCCGGTACCGCGGGCTGTCTGGAACTCGAACAGGGCGACGCCACCACCTCGAGCGCGTTCACCACGGGCACGACCGCCCGGACCGAACCGCCGACCGACACCGCCACGTCGACGCGGTCGGACGCGACGGAACCGGAGCCCGAGGAGACGACGAGCGAACCGCGCGAGTACACCGAACCTGCGTGGACGTTCGAGCCCGACGAGGAACTGGGCCGCTACCCCGTCGTCGCCGACGGCACCGTCTTCACGGGCGGCCGCGGGACGGCGTACGCGTTCGCGGTCGACGACGGCGAACAGCAGTGGGTCGTCGAAGACGCGAAGGCCATCGACAGTCGTCGACGCGGGCTCGTCGCCGACGACGCCGTCGTGTACGTCGACGCGAGCGACATCGTGGCGCACGAGACGGCCGACGGAAGCGAGCGTTGGGCGTTCGGCCACGGCGCGGAGACCGGCCCCGCGTTCGACGGCTCCAGCCTGTACGTCTACGGCGTCGACTTCGGGCAGAAGCTCGCGTCCGTCGATCCCGCGACGGGCGCGACGGAGTGGACGGTCGAACCCGAGCAGGGACTCACCGCGACTCGGTCGCTCGCCCTTCAGGACGACGTCCTCGTCGGCGCGGACTTCGAGGGGACCGTCCGCGCGTTCGACGCGACGACCGGCGACCCCCTATGGACGTACCCGAAACCGAAAGCCGACACCGACGTTACGGACGTCGCGACCGACGGCTCCAGCGTCTTCGTGGCCTACAGCAACAGCACGAGAGGCGGCGCGGGACCGCTCGTCGCGCTCGATTCCGCCGACGGCTCGGTTCGCTGGTCCCAGCACGAGGACGGCGAGACGCTCGACAGTTCGCCCGACCTCGTCGTCCACGACGGGACGCTATACGTCAGTCACAGGTCACTGCACGCCGTGAACCCCGACGACGGACTCACGAAGTGGTTCAACGAGGACGTCCACGGGATCGTCACGCCAGGCGACGGGAGGCTCTACGTCGGTTCGGGCGGCCACGACGGCGTCGTCCTGTACGCCCTGAACCCCGAGACTGGGCGCGTCACCAGCGAGGTGCACGCGGAGTACGCCGAGGCGTGGGGGCTCCGACCCGCGATCGTGGACGACCGCGCGTACCTCATCGAGACGACCGCCGACGGCAACCGGCTCGCAGCGTACGACCTCCCCGAGTAA
- a CDS encoding transcriptional regulator — MHTCRDCNETFATELALELHRDKCERADLFCEVCGQRFSESAATRDGWHYTCPTEDCEGQGMGQEIKRIEDIRAATQ; from the coding sequence ATGCACACCTGTCGTGACTGCAACGAGACGTTCGCCACAGAGCTCGCACTCGAACTCCACCGAGACAAGTGCGAGCGAGCGGACCTCTTCTGCGAGGTATGCGGGCAGCGATTCAGCGAGTCCGCGGCGACGCGAGACGGCTGGCACTACACGTGCCCGACCGAGGACTGCGAGGGACAGGGCATGGGCCAGGAGATAAAGCGCATCGAGGACATCCGCGCGGCCACGCAGTAG
- a CDS encoding PQQ-binding-like beta-propeller repeat protein — protein sequence MRRRALLQTTGALLAGGLAGCNALDPGGSIPRDGAVGRPPDRSWPRPGYDPENSRYNPGAVVPDDPSEAWTRTISFSFGDPVVADDAVFVRDRDSVRSLAVDDGSERWSALAHTAPVVEGNAVAVGTGGDVVLYDRADGSEYDRFAGDQPVRGPPAPLEDGAYAVARGEHVGVVGDPHDDDGGWNRRLFGTVDGGVSTRDSTYLVAATEAGELAVLNPEGTGMGRYRFEGAAATRPILEPQFDHVLVQTGRGDLHALATDPDGDDWTTDANGSHAVAYAAGYCYVPHADAVAVVDVETGDEAYRQPLDGTVTSLAVAGDRVLAPTTAGTVHALDRFDGSERWSRDVGETAYRVVPGAERLFVHCLRDGTSTLAVYE from the coding sequence ATGCGCCGCCGAGCCCTCCTCCAGACCACTGGCGCCCTCCTCGCCGGCGGCCTCGCAGGCTGTAACGCGCTCGACCCGGGCGGATCCATTCCCCGCGACGGTGCCGTCGGGCGTCCGCCCGACCGCTCGTGGCCCCGCCCGGGCTACGATCCAGAGAACAGCCGGTACAACCCCGGTGCGGTCGTCCCCGACGACCCAAGCGAGGCGTGGACGCGGACCATCTCGTTCTCGTTCGGCGATCCCGTCGTGGCGGACGACGCCGTCTTCGTCCGCGACCGCGACAGCGTGCGCTCGCTCGCGGTCGACGACGGCAGCGAACGCTGGAGTGCGCTCGCTCACACCGCGCCGGTCGTCGAGGGGAACGCCGTCGCCGTCGGTACCGGCGGCGACGTCGTCCTCTACGATCGCGCGGACGGCAGCGAGTACGACCGCTTCGCCGGCGACCAACCGGTCCGCGGTCCGCCAGCACCGCTCGAGGACGGCGCGTACGCGGTCGCTCGCGGCGAGCACGTCGGCGTCGTCGGCGACCCCCACGACGACGACGGCGGCTGGAATCGTCGACTGTTCGGCACCGTCGACGGTGGCGTCTCCACGCGCGACTCCACGTACCTCGTCGCGGCGACGGAGGCCGGAGAACTCGCCGTCCTGAACCCGGAGGGAACCGGCATGGGCCGGTACCGGTTCGAGGGCGCCGCTGCGACCAGACCGATACTCGAACCCCAGTTCGACCACGTGCTCGTGCAGACCGGTCGCGGTGACCTCCACGCCCTCGCGACCGACCCGGACGGCGACGACTGGACGACGGACGCGAACGGGTCGCACGCGGTCGCGTACGCCGCCGGCTACTGTTACGTCCCCCACGCGGACGCGGTCGCGGTCGTCGACGTGGAGACCGGCGACGAAGCGTACCGCCAGCCACTCGACGGCACCGTCACGTCACTCGCCGTCGCTGGCGACCGCGTCCTCGCACCGACGACCGCCGGCACGGTCCACGCACTCGACCGGTTCGACGGGAGCGAGCGCTGGTCGCGCGACGTCGGCGAGACCGCGTATCGAGTCGTTCCCGGGGCCGAACGACTGTTCGTGCACTGCCTCCGCGACGGCACGTCCACGCTCGCGGTCTACGAGTAG